A window from Candidatus Nitrospira neomarina encodes these proteins:
- a CDS encoding 2-isopropylmalate synthase, translating into MTRMIRIFDTTLRDGEQSPGASMNIEEKILVAKQLARLNVDIIEAGFAFSSPGDFEAIHRIAQEVEGPVICSLARAKPEDIDRAWEALKGAPKCRIHTFLSSSDIHLKHQFRMTRDEALKRAVEMVRHARGYVEDVEYSPMDATRSDLTYLCEVVEAVVEAGAGTVNIPDTVGYTTPEEFGKIIRTLRERVRGMETAIISVHCHNDLGLAVANSMAAIYAGAGQVECTINGIGERAGNASLEEIAMGLRTRTDFYQSDTNIRTEEISKASRLVSNITGMVVQPNKAIVGANAFAHTSGIHQDGLLKDKSTYEIMRPESVGLTQSRLVMGKLSGRHAFREELANLGYTLSDQELQEAFERFKRLADQKKELFEEDLETIVNKAITKVPERYALKGLHVESGLDQRPSAMVELMMDGRIAKLTGTGDGPVDAVYRTIAALTETKSLLRAYIVKAITGGTDAQGEVSVRVEENSETVTGHGSDTDIILASAQAYLNALNKLADLAERHARAEQKIGLC; encoded by the coding sequence ATGACACGGATGATTCGAATTTTTGATACCACCTTGCGGGATGGAGAGCAGTCTCCTGGCGCGAGCATGAACATCGAAGAAAAAATCCTCGTGGCGAAGCAATTAGCCCGGTTAAATGTAGATATTATCGAAGCCGGTTTTGCGTTCAGTTCTCCTGGTGATTTTGAAGCGATTCATCGTATTGCCCAGGAAGTGGAAGGTCCGGTTATTTGCAGTCTGGCCCGGGCGAAACCGGAAGATATAGACCGGGCTTGGGAGGCACTCAAAGGCGCACCCAAATGCCGAATTCATACGTTTTTGTCTTCTTCGGATATCCACCTGAAACATCAATTTCGTATGACCAGGGACGAAGCCCTTAAGAGGGCAGTGGAGATGGTTCGCCATGCCCGGGGGTATGTTGAGGACGTGGAATATTCTCCCATGGATGCCACTCGCTCCGATTTGACCTATCTCTGTGAAGTGGTGGAAGCCGTAGTGGAGGCTGGAGCGGGAACGGTGAACATTCCGGATACGGTGGGGTATACCACTCCCGAGGAGTTTGGAAAGATTATTCGGACATTAAGAGAGCGAGTCCGGGGGATGGAGACGGCCATTATTTCCGTCCATTGCCATAACGACTTGGGGTTAGCTGTCGCAAATTCCATGGCCGCCATATATGCGGGAGCAGGGCAGGTGGAATGTACGATCAACGGGATTGGTGAACGAGCCGGCAATGCGTCGTTAGAAGAAATCGCGATGGGACTCCGTACGCGTACCGATTTTTACCAGTCCGATACCAACATACGCACGGAGGAAATCTCCAAAGCCAGTCGGTTGGTCAGCAATATCACTGGAATGGTGGTTCAGCCCAATAAAGCGATTGTGGGTGCCAATGCCTTTGCGCATACGTCCGGTATTCATCAGGACGGGTTGCTCAAGGACAAAAGTACTTATGAGATCATGCGTCCGGAATCAGTCGGATTAACTCAAAGTCGGTTGGTGATGGGCAAATTGTCCGGTCGGCATGCCTTTCGTGAAGAACTGGCGAATCTGGGGTACACCCTTTCTGATCAGGAATTGCAAGAAGCCTTTGAACGCTTTAAGCGTCTGGCGGATCAAAAGAAGGAATTATTTGAAGAAGATCTGGAAACAATCGTCAATAAGGCAATCACCAAAGTTCCTGAGCGCTATGCCTTAAAGGGGTTGCATGTGGAAAGTGGCCTGGATCAGCGCCCGTCCGCAATGGTGGAATTGATGATGGATGGGCGAATTGCGAAACTGACGGGTACGGGTGATGGACCGGTGGATGCGGTGTACCGGACCATTGCGGCCCTGACTGAAACGAAAAGTCTTCTTCGTGCCTATATCGTGAAGGCGATTACAGGTGGTACCGATGCCCAGGGAGAAGTGTCGGTCCGCGTCGAGGAAAATAGTGAAACCGTTACCGGTCACGGATCAGATACGGATATTATTCTTGCTTCTGCCCAGGCCTACCTCAATGCGCTCAATAAATTGGCGGATTTGGCGGAACGGCATGCCAGAGCCGAACAAAAAATCGGGTTGTGTTGA
- the pssA gene encoding CDP-diacylglycerol--serine O-phosphatidyltransferase: MKQPKKRRVVYLIPNLLTTGNLFSGLASILFVFGGDYGAAAIAILVAIVFDVLDGTSARLMKSTSDFGLQYDSLADVVAFGVAPGLLMYSWALSGPKMLGAAVMFAFVACGALRLARHNVLATTGGDGKPFTGLPIPGAAGVMATLVIFDQHVAPLGEKVKPILGIILTLVLAFLMVSTFRYRSLKELKTQEHHHFNYLVYAVLILMAVLAYPQAMLFVVFAAYALSGVLEQGWKLVAGMMGKKPGEEVRPDGLHK; this comes from the coding sequence ATGAAACAGCCCAAAAAACGACGTGTCGTCTATTTAATTCCCAATCTGCTGACCACAGGAAATCTCTTTAGTGGCCTGGCCTCAATCCTGTTTGTCTTTGGAGGAGATTATGGGGCTGCGGCCATTGCGATCCTTGTGGCGATCGTCTTTGATGTATTGGATGGGACGTCAGCCCGTCTGATGAAAAGTACGAGTGACTTCGGGTTGCAATATGATTCGTTGGCAGATGTCGTGGCTTTCGGCGTGGCTCCGGGCTTGCTGATGTATTCGTGGGCGCTGAGTGGTCCGAAGATGTTGGGCGCGGCGGTGATGTTTGCCTTTGTCGCATGTGGTGCCCTGCGTCTGGCCAGGCATAACGTTTTGGCGACAACAGGTGGAGACGGCAAGCCGTTTACCGGGCTCCCTATTCCCGGTGCAGCAGGGGTAATGGCCACGTTGGTAATTTTTGATCAGCATGTTGCGCCGTTAGGGGAGAAGGTGAAGCCTATTCTTGGGATTATCTTGACCCTGGTGCTGGCGTTTCTCATGGTGAGTACGTTTCGTTATCGTAGTCTGAAAGAATTGAAAACGCAGGAGCACCACCACTTTAATTATTTGGTGTATGCAGTCCTCATTCTCATGGCGGTCTTAGCGTATCCACAGGCGATGCTATTTGTCGTGTTTGCAGCCTATGCGCTTTCGGGCGTATTGGAGCAAGGCTGGAAGCTGGTGGCAGGTATGATGGGAAAAAAGCCGGGAGAAGAGGTTAGGCCGGATGGACTCCATAAATGA
- a CDS encoding aspartate-semialdehyde dehydrogenase: MIKKKSAYTVAVVGATGAVGTEMIQVLEERDFPVEALVPLASARSEGNEVMFHGQTLSVKVLEHNSFVGVDVALFSAGAGVSKEFGPMAVKAGAVVVDNSSAWRMDPNVPLVVPEVNVHALSGHRGLIANPNCSTIQMVVALKPLHDAVQIKRIIVTTFQSVSGTGKDAMEELIDQSRQLLSFGEAKVSVYPHQIAFNCLPHIDDFLPNGYTKEEMKMVNETRKILGESMLPITATTVRVPVFICHAESVNIETEQKLTANDARAILSAAPGIQVYDDPSRNLYPLPIDVVGTDAVFVGRVREDESVTHGLNLWIVADNLRKGAALNAVQIAEELIR, translated from the coding sequence ATGATAAAGAAAAAATCGGCCTATACGGTTGCTGTGGTGGGAGCAACCGGTGCTGTTGGTACGGAAATGATCCAGGTCCTGGAAGAACGGGATTTTCCTGTCGAGGCATTAGTCCCGCTGGCCTCCGCCCGGTCCGAAGGCAATGAGGTGATGTTTCACGGTCAGACCCTTTCCGTCAAGGTGCTGGAGCACAACTCGTTCGTGGGAGTGGATGTGGCCTTGTTTTCGGCAGGAGCCGGTGTCAGCAAAGAGTTCGGTCCAATGGCTGTAAAAGCTGGAGCCGTGGTGGTGGACAATAGTTCCGCATGGAGGATGGACCCCAACGTACCACTCGTGGTGCCTGAGGTGAATGTCCATGCTCTTTCGGGACATCGGGGGCTGATTGCTAATCCCAATTGTTCCACCATTCAAATGGTCGTGGCTTTGAAGCCGCTGCATGATGCAGTCCAAATCAAACGGATTATTGTCACGACATTTCAATCCGTGTCCGGAACCGGCAAGGATGCGATGGAAGAGTTGATTGATCAGTCCCGGCAACTACTCAGTTTTGGAGAAGCCAAAGTGTCGGTCTATCCGCATCAAATTGCCTTTAATTGTTTGCCACATATTGATGATTTTTTACCGAATGGGTACACCAAAGAAGAAATGAAAATGGTCAACGAAACCCGGAAAATTCTGGGTGAATCGATGTTGCCGATTACGGCAACGACGGTCAGGGTCCCGGTCTTCATCTGCCATGCGGAATCCGTGAATATTGAAACTGAGCAAAAGCTGACCGCCAATGACGCACGAGCGATACTGTCTGCCGCTCCGGGCATTCAGGTCTACGATGATCCCAGTCGCAATTTGTATCCTCTACCGATCGATGTGGTGGGAACTGATGCGGTATTTGTGGGACGGGTAAGGGAAGATGAATCGGTGACTCATGGATTGAATCTGTGGATTGTGGCGGATAATTTGCGAAAAGGTGCCGCGCTCAACGCCGTACAAATCGCCGAGGAACTTATCCGGTAA
- a CDS encoding NHL domain-containing protein, with protein sequence MIGQGQSGQILTIAGTGEPGYEGDGQLGTQAVLNEPKNVCFDAEGNLLIADSENHVIRRLRHSTGVIETIAGFMVMRRAGGENPQSPTSSPTSHVEGEIDPLADVDEIPGQAYSQTPDLSGTVRYIVGRGMGKDRFAGDGTLATKAQLNFPSAVAVDAAGNLFIADTWNHRIRRVDSKTGIIQTVAGTGQAKWTGDGGPGASASLNEPVALVVDGTRLYIADQSNNRIRMLDLESGVLTTIAGTGESGYTGDGMPAIESALAGPSGLALDRYGNLYIADTFNGRIRMLDHRTGILSTVAGDGAEFRYERGANEQSQALARPYGIAITPQGHVLITDSDHHLIRKWDAVNKEMTLVAGNGQSTWAGDGGPSSNSSLSFPFGVAVDALGNIAIADTFNHRIRYIPV encoded by the coding sequence ATGATTGGGCAAGGACAGAGTGGGCAGATTCTTACGATAGCGGGAACGGGGGAGCCCGGATATGAGGGCGATGGACAGCTGGGGACTCAAGCGGTCCTGAATGAACCCAAAAATGTGTGCTTTGACGCTGAAGGCAACCTCCTGATTGCCGATTCAGAAAATCATGTCATTCGCCGTTTGCGGCATTCGACCGGTGTCATCGAAACGATAGCCGGGTTTATGGTCATGCGACGCGCCGGAGGAGAAAATCCACAGTCTCCGACATCATCTCCAACTTCTCACGTCGAAGGGGAGATTGATCCTCTTGCGGATGTGGATGAGATTCCTGGCCAGGCCTACTCTCAAACGCCTGATTTGAGTGGAACGGTGCGCTACATAGTTGGACGGGGGATGGGCAAAGATCGGTTTGCGGGAGATGGGACCTTGGCCACAAAAGCACAATTAAATTTTCCCTCTGCCGTCGCCGTTGATGCGGCAGGTAATCTCTTTATTGCCGATACGTGGAACCACCGCATTCGGCGTGTAGATTCCAAAACGGGGATAATCCAGACCGTAGCCGGGACCGGCCAGGCAAAGTGGACGGGGGACGGCGGTCCAGGAGCTTCCGCTTCCTTGAATGAACCGGTGGCATTAGTCGTGGATGGTACGCGACTCTATATTGCCGATCAGAGTAATAATCGCATCCGTATGCTGGATTTGGAATCGGGTGTCCTTACAACCATCGCAGGAACCGGAGAGTCCGGATATACGGGGGATGGCATGCCTGCGATTGAGTCTGCGCTTGCGGGACCCAGCGGGTTGGCACTGGATCGCTATGGAAATCTCTATATTGCCGATACTTTTAATGGCCGTATTCGAATGCTTGATCATCGCACAGGGATTCTGTCCACGGTGGCGGGGGATGGCGCCGAGTTTCGCTACGAGCGTGGGGCAAATGAACAATCTCAGGCGTTGGCCAGACCTTATGGCATCGCGATAACACCACAAGGCCATGTGCTTATCACGGATTCCGATCATCACTTAATCCGGAAGTGGGATGCCGTCAATAAAGAAATGACTCTGGTCGCCGGCAATGGCCAATCGACATGGGCTGGTGATGGAGGCCCGTCTTCGAATAGTAGCCTCAGTTTTCCGTTTGGTGTGGCTGTTGACGCCTTGGGCAATATTGCGATTGCCGATACCTTTAATCATCGCATCCGCTATATTCCCGTCTAA
- the queA gene encoding tRNA preQ1(34) S-adenosylmethionine ribosyltransferase-isomerase QueA: protein MDLSQFNFPFDQTLVAKYPVHPRDHARLLVLTRSSGEITDRQVKDLPSLLRPGDLLVVNNTKVIPARLWAKKIPSGGRVELLFVKEIGTDHAEVLIQGKVGVGQIVECEGSARAQVVEKEPGRTVIHWLGPGALRTWLLSHGEIPLPPYLKRQPVSRDQEDYQTVFAKVEGAIAAPTAGLHFTPQLIAQLAEKGIGTATVTLHVGPGTFQPVKTTNITRHIMHPEWFEVSGVTAERIREVRKRGGRIVAVGTTVARSLESALDDSGELRPCSGETRLFILPGFKFRVIDGLLTNFHFPETTLLMLVAAFAGLEEARNAYVHAVCERYRFYSYGDAMLILE from the coding sequence ATGGATCTTTCTCAATTCAACTTTCCCTTTGACCAGACCCTAGTGGCCAAATATCCGGTTCATCCACGCGATCATGCCAGATTATTAGTGCTGACCCGATCTTCTGGAGAGATTACCGATCGGCAAGTCAAAGACCTCCCAAGTTTATTACGACCAGGGGATTTGCTCGTGGTGAACAATACCAAAGTCATTCCGGCTCGCCTCTGGGCGAAGAAGATCCCAAGTGGGGGCCGGGTGGAATTGCTGTTTGTTAAAGAAATCGGTACAGATCATGCGGAAGTCCTCATTCAGGGAAAAGTTGGAGTCGGACAGATTGTGGAATGTGAAGGGTCTGCCCGCGCGCAGGTCGTGGAAAAAGAGCCTGGTCGAACGGTGATTCATTGGCTTGGCCCGGGTGCATTGCGGACATGGTTACTGTCCCATGGAGAAATCCCCCTTCCCCCGTACTTGAAACGACAACCCGTTTCACGCGATCAAGAAGATTATCAAACCGTCTTTGCCAAAGTAGAAGGGGCTATTGCCGCGCCAACCGCCGGATTGCATTTTACGCCACAATTGATCGCGCAACTGGCAGAGAAGGGTATCGGGACGGCCACGGTTACCCTGCACGTTGGACCTGGAACTTTTCAACCGGTCAAGACAACGAACATCACACGTCACATCATGCATCCGGAATGGTTCGAGGTGTCAGGGGTGACCGCTGAGAGGATTCGTGAGGTTCGGAAGCGAGGCGGGAGAATCGTCGCTGTCGGGACGACCGTGGCACGAAGTCTGGAGTCAGCTCTAGATGACTCCGGCGAGCTCAGGCCCTGTTCAGGAGAGACCCGCCTCTTTATCCTGCCGGGATTCAAGTTCCGGGTCATTGATGGGCTCCTGACTAATTTCCATTTTCCCGAAACGACACTCTTGATGTTAGTTGCAGCGTTTGCGGGATTAGAGGAGGCCAGGAATGCGTATGTCCATGCAGTGTGTGAGCGCTATCGGTTCTATAGCTATGGGGATGCCATGCTTATTCTTGAATAA
- a CDS encoding SurA N-terminal domain-containing protein produces the protein MIRIIREGSAKYPWILKLLILGIAVTFVIGMGWYGYESTQGNAVATVGPYKVTKDEYLRTKQGYFRFYRDQLKQEDVKEETIKQLALEGLITTKSWQLLADEMNLAVSAQELHDAIVSQKDFQKDGVFDTEYYQRLLAANRMKPHQYEEQRRNELLAEKARLLVSEATTLTPTEMKEVKELADRQTLDGAEPDPNVLEQIRLQFLMQKKQRAMQAVQTALRARGDVTIHEELL, from the coding sequence ATGATTCGAATTATACGCGAGGGTTCCGCTAAATATCCCTGGATTCTCAAGTTACTCATCCTGGGCATCGCCGTCACCTTTGTCATCGGCATGGGTTGGTATGGGTACGAGTCCACTCAAGGCAACGCGGTGGCAACCGTCGGCCCCTATAAAGTCACCAAGGATGAATATCTTCGGACGAAGCAAGGCTATTTCCGATTCTATCGCGACCAACTCAAACAAGAAGACGTCAAAGAGGAGACCATTAAGCAACTCGCTCTCGAGGGATTGATCACCACAAAATCCTGGCAATTACTGGCGGATGAAATGAATTTAGCTGTCTCGGCTCAAGAACTCCACGATGCGATTGTGAGCCAAAAGGACTTCCAAAAAGATGGCGTCTTCGATACAGAATATTACCAGCGACTCCTAGCGGCCAACCGGATGAAACCTCATCAATATGAGGAGCAACGCCGGAACGAATTGCTGGCGGAAAAGGCGAGACTCCTTGTCTCTGAAGCCACAACACTCACCCCGACGGAAATGAAAGAAGTCAAGGAACTCGCTGACCGACAAACGCTTGATGGGGCCGAACCTGACCCCAACGTCTTGGAACAGATTCGCCTTCAATTCCTCATGCAAAAGAAACAACGAGCCATGCAGGCCGTTCAGACGGCTCTTCGAGCTCGTGGAGACGTGACGATTCACGAGGAACTGCTGTAA
- the leuB gene encoding 3-isopropylmalate dehydrogenase has protein sequence MKKRIAVLPGDGIGPEIMPQAIRVLEAIGQKCGHQFTFTYGQVGGEAIDATGFPLPAETLKLAQSSDAVLLGAVGGPKWEGLEYERRPERALLGLREQLGLFANLRPAKMYSALVGASSLKPEVVAGIDILVVRELTGGIYFGKPKGIEQTATGHRGFNTEVYTTEEIRRIAEVAFQAARKRRGLVHSIDKANVLESSELWRREVIKVHQDFQDVELRHMYVDNCAMQLVRYPKQFDVVVTTNLFGDILSDEAAMLTGSIGMLPSASVGATVGMFEPIHGSAPDIAGKNIANPIGTIASAAMMLCYAFELTNEAEMIESAIQTTLDQGYRTKDIESHGCMLVGTAEMGDHIVTQLGH, from the coding sequence ATGAAGAAACGGATTGCCGTATTGCCGGGTGATGGGATCGGGCCTGAAATCATGCCACAAGCGATTCGGGTTCTCGAGGCCATTGGACAGAAGTGTGGGCATCAATTTACCTTTACCTATGGGCAGGTTGGCGGGGAGGCGATTGACGCGACGGGCTTTCCATTACCGGCCGAGACCCTGAAATTGGCTCAATCGAGTGATGCCGTCCTTTTGGGAGCTGTGGGGGGCCCGAAGTGGGAAGGCCTCGAGTATGAGCGGCGGCCGGAGCGAGCTTTACTCGGGTTGCGAGAACAGCTTGGGCTTTTCGCTAACCTCCGACCGGCCAAAATGTATTCAGCGTTGGTAGGGGCGTCCAGTCTCAAGCCTGAAGTCGTGGCAGGTATAGATATTCTGGTTGTTCGGGAATTGACCGGTGGGATTTATTTTGGCAAACCGAAAGGCATTGAACAAACGGCGACAGGACATCGGGGATTCAATACCGAAGTCTACACGACGGAGGAAATCCGACGGATCGCGGAAGTGGCTTTTCAGGCAGCCCGGAAGCGGCGTGGCCTTGTTCACTCAATCGATAAGGCCAACGTGCTGGAGTCGTCCGAGCTCTGGCGGCGAGAAGTGATCAAGGTGCATCAGGACTTTCAAGATGTGGAATTGCGTCACATGTATGTCGATAACTGTGCTATGCAACTCGTTCGCTATCCGAAGCAATTCGACGTGGTGGTGACGACCAATTTGTTCGGGGATATTCTGAGTGATGAAGCGGCGATGCTGACCGGGTCGATAGGCATGCTCCCTTCTGCCAGCGTCGGAGCGACAGTGGGGATGTTTGAACCTATCCATGGAAGCGCTCCGGATATTGCGGGAAAAAACATCGCCAATCCTATTGGGACCATTGCTTCCGCCGCCATGATGTTGTGCTATGCGTTCGAATTGACGAACGAAGCCGAGATGATTGAATCCGCTATCCAAACGACTCTAGACCAGGGATACCGCACGAAAGATATTGAGAGTCACGGGTGTATGCTGGTTGGAACCGCTGAAATGGGCGATCACATCGTAACGCAGTTAGGACACTAA
- a CDS encoding DUF2905 domain-containing protein translates to MMSGVGKALMLLGTILLVLGGIIWVWGKWSDGEGGLGWLGRLPGDFIIKRDHVTFYFPLATSLILSVVGSVIFYLFFRR, encoded by the coding sequence ATGATGAGTGGAGTGGGAAAAGCTCTGATGCTGTTGGGGACTATCCTCCTGGTGCTGGGGGGAATAATTTGGGTCTGGGGGAAATGGTCTGACGGTGAGGGCGGCTTGGGCTGGCTTGGCCGGTTACCCGGCGATTTTATCATCAAGCGGGATCATGTGACGTTTTACTTTCCTCTTGCGACCAGTCTCATTCTCAGTGTGGTGGGAAGTGTGATCTTTTATCTTTTCTTCCGGCGGTAG
- a CDS encoding SpoIID/LytB domain-containing protein — MACVTRRVALGLLLVSGVMLYSPVIWANEPVIRVGLVQAAQVLSIQSADSFSLLLPSGKRFHASGQVTVRRRGAGLLLNDRVVTESSLRIEGSTGTYQVRVETKNGKGALNNSRPVWVVRGPLEIRLDPSGFTLINWVELESYVAGVVSGEVGAKWPLEALKAQAVAARTYVLYKKVENQLQSFDVVAGVQDQVYHGHSVQAESVLQAVKATRGQVVTYENRPIFAAYSSTAAGPTEDALYVWALDLPYLKGVDCPFDEQAPRYDWRTSFTFDFLEQQLLTEGYDVGNIATFTPYTFTPSGRVDRVRLLHSRGEIILRGQDLRRVVGYSKIFSTQFSIESLGQEVVVVGHGAGHAVGMCQWGMREMAELGYDYQSIIRHYYPHTILLPIDRVLFTAVD, encoded by the coding sequence ATGGCATGTGTGACACGTCGCGTCGCCCTAGGTCTACTCCTTGTGAGTGGGGTGATGTTGTATTCTCCGGTCATTTGGGCGAATGAACCGGTTATTCGCGTGGGGCTTGTCCAGGCTGCTCAGGTTCTTTCCATTCAATCTGCGGATTCGTTTTCCCTCCTCCTGCCTTCCGGGAAAAGATTTCATGCTTCAGGTCAAGTGACTGTTCGAAGGCGAGGTGCTGGTCTTCTTCTCAATGACCGTGTCGTGACTGAGTCGAGTTTGCGGATTGAAGGATCCACAGGGACCTATCAGGTACGAGTGGAGACGAAGAACGGAAAGGGTGCCCTCAACAATTCACGGCCAGTTTGGGTGGTTCGCGGTCCGCTTGAAATTCGATTGGACCCATCCGGATTCACCTTAATTAATTGGGTTGAACTTGAATCGTATGTCGCAGGCGTAGTTTCGGGGGAAGTCGGGGCCAAGTGGCCCTTGGAGGCCCTGAAAGCACAAGCCGTTGCGGCCAGAACCTATGTGTTGTACAAAAAAGTTGAAAACCAATTGCAATCCTTCGATGTCGTCGCCGGTGTGCAAGATCAAGTCTATCATGGCCATTCCGTACAAGCTGAATCCGTGCTTCAGGCCGTTAAAGCCACCAGGGGCCAAGTGGTGACGTATGAAAATCGCCCCATCTTTGCAGCCTATTCGTCGACGGCAGCTGGTCCCACTGAGGATGCGTTGTATGTGTGGGCACTGGATCTTCCCTATCTCAAAGGTGTCGACTGCCCGTTTGACGAGCAGGCCCCACGCTATGATTGGCGCACATCATTTACGTTCGACTTTCTTGAGCAGCAACTGCTCACAGAGGGGTATGACGTTGGCAACATTGCAACCTTTACGCCCTATACTTTTACGCCATCGGGTCGTGTTGATCGTGTGCGCCTGCTCCATTCACGTGGAGAAATTATTCTGCGTGGCCAGGACTTGCGACGAGTTGTGGGATACTCCAAAATTTTCAGCACCCAGTTTTCCATCGAATCATTGGGTCAGGAAGTGGTCGTGGTGGGTCATGGGGCGGGACATGCGGTAGGAATGTGCCAGTGGGGTATGCGCGAGATGGCCGAGTTAGGGTATGACTACCAATCGATTATCCGACATTATTACCCCCACACGATACTTCTTCCTATTGACCGTGTACTCTTCACGGCTGTCGACTAA
- the gltX gene encoding glutamate--tRNA ligase yields the protein MSEVRVRFAPSPTGFLHIGGVRTALFNWLFARHEGGTFILRIEDTDRDRSTDEAIQVILDGLKWTGLNWDEGPFRQTDRLELYRDRAMDLLNRKLAYWCVCTPEELETRRKEAQAKGESIKYDGRCRDQGISDPVEPAALRFLTPQEGQTVVNDLIKGQIVFDNTVMDDLIILRSNGYPTYNFSVVVDDGLMNISHVIRGDDHVNNTPRQVPLFSALGFPVPQFAHLPMILGSDKTRLSKRHGATSVMAYKEMGYLPEALINYLVRLGWSHGDQEIFSIQEMVEFFDFKQVQASAAVFNPEKLRWVNAQYIRNSGPKLVADALLPFLQSAGYGQAALSKIPGGAEALIPPLRERSETLLDIVQGAVPYLAEPMTMEEEAANKHLTETIAPILKEFADLVEVVEDFAKETLEPILHGLIERHGLKMGKVAQPLRVALTGRAVSPGIYEVMALLGKERSLQRIRAGVRRAITGNNQPS from the coding sequence ATGAGTGAGGTTCGAGTTCGCTTTGCGCCAAGTCCCACTGGATTCCTCCATATTGGTGGGGTGCGGACAGCGTTGTTTAATTGGTTATTTGCGCGACATGAGGGTGGAACCTTTATCCTCCGTATTGAGGACACCGATCGGGACCGGTCCACGGATGAGGCTATTCAGGTCATTCTGGATGGCTTGAAATGGACCGGGTTGAATTGGGATGAGGGGCCTTTCCGCCAAACCGACCGCTTAGAGCTGTATCGTGACCGGGCGATGGATCTCTTGAATCGAAAGCTGGCTTACTGGTGCGTCTGTACGCCTGAGGAATTAGAGACGAGACGAAAAGAAGCCCAGGCTAAGGGCGAATCCATCAAATATGACGGGCGGTGTCGAGATCAAGGCATTTCCGACCCTGTCGAACCGGCGGCTCTTCGCTTTCTAACCCCGCAGGAAGGGCAGACAGTCGTCAATGATCTCATTAAAGGCCAGATTGTATTTGATAACACAGTCATGGACGACCTCATCATCCTCAGGTCCAATGGCTATCCCACCTATAATTTTTCGGTGGTGGTGGATGATGGACTGATGAATATTTCCCATGTCATTCGCGGGGATGATCATGTCAACAACACCCCGCGACAGGTCCCGCTCTTTTCAGCTTTGGGATTTCCGGTGCCTCAGTTTGCTCACCTGCCCATGATTCTGGGGTCTGATAAAACGCGTCTATCCAAACGTCATGGAGCCACATCGGTGATGGCCTATAAAGAGATGGGGTATCTGCCGGAGGCGCTCATCAATTATCTGGTCCGTTTGGGATGGTCCCATGGAGATCAGGAAATTTTCTCAATTCAGGAAATGGTCGAGTTTTTCGATTTCAAGCAGGTGCAGGCCTCGGCAGCCGTCTTTAATCCCGAAAAATTACGCTGGGTCAATGCGCAGTACATTAGAAACAGCGGCCCTAAATTGGTGGCCGACGCTCTCTTGCCTTTTTTGCAGAGCGCAGGCTATGGCCAGGCTGCCTTGTCTAAAATTCCTGGAGGAGCAGAGGCCTTGATCCCGCCCTTGCGAGAGCGATCGGAGACGCTATTGGACATTGTGCAAGGGGCTGTACCCTATCTGGCAGAGCCCATGACGATGGAGGAAGAGGCGGCGAACAAACATCTCACCGAGACGATCGCTCCAATTCTCAAGGAATTTGCCGATCTGGTGGAGGTTGTTGAGGACTTTGCCAAGGAGACTCTGGAGCCTATTCTTCATGGTCTTATTGAGCGTCATGGACTCAAAATGGGCAAAGTGGCTCAACCGTTACGCGTGGCATTGACAGGCCGGGCAGTCAGCCCCGGCATTTATGAGGTGATGGCGTTATTGGGAAAAGAGCGGTCACTTCAACGCATCCGTGCCGGGGTTAGGCGAGCCATCACGGGCAATAACCAGCCTTCCTGA